The genomic region GAGTCTTTATGAAAGTTGTTATCCTTACCTGGAATCCGGCGAATTCCGATTTCAAAATTGAAGATATTTGACCACGATTTGGACACTAGCAGCCTGGATCGTTTGAAAGAGGATTTGGAATGTCGCCTTGGCTACTCGTTGAAGTGGGACGAGAAAGTTCCACCAACGGATCCGCGTAAAGGGTTCTATTTAACTTATGAGCATGGTGGCATTTCCATTAACGATCATGGCGTTGCCGGCGTCACGCTAAATTACTATGAGATCAGCAAAGAGAGATGGGTCTTGCAATATCCGAATTATTTGAATTCTGCACTAAAATCCAAGAAAAAGAAGCAGTAAAAATTGCTTTTATCGGCTTTTTTTTTCATTTGATGGTAAATTTAGAGAGAGCAAATAAGTTACAGGAGATTTTATGAGTACTTATGTTTTGAGTTGGAACCCGAAAAAATCAAATTTCAGAGCAAACGACTTAAAAAAGGCGTTTAAAGAATACGGGGAATCAGATGAGTACGTCCTTAAGTGGGGAATCTCCAAAAACACCTCGTTTGAAAATGGGGATAGATTCTTTTTAGTACGCCAAGAGAATGGCAAAGCTGATGTTATAATGAGTGGCGAGGCTGCTTCCTGGGCTGACTACGACAATAACGATAAAAGGTTTATAGATTTACGGCCCGATTACATTGTCGATCCTAAAAAATCGATCCTTGAGAATTCCGAACTGAAAAAGAAACTTCCAAAAATCAAATGGGATGAGTTTCGTGATGAAATAGAATTGAGCGATTCTAATGCGGAGAAGTTGGAATGGCTTTGGGTCGAGACCCTGTATAAAGAAGCTCCTTCCGCAACTCAAAAAATTTACTATAAGAATTGTCCCGCTTTAATTGGATATAGCGTGCAAAAGGAAACCGGGACTGCCTGCGAAATTTGTCGTCAGGACATCAATGAGATCTTTGATACGAGTTTCATGGATAAAATTAATCTTAGTCCATTGGCATATGGTGTATATATGTTCCCGTCCGCTCGAACAGCCAAGTCGGCAAGGTCGTTATTCCATACGATATGTCCTAGTTGCAAGGCTGTTTATAACATGCTTTGCTTAGTAGAAAACAATAGCCAGCCTTTGGCCATTGAATGGCTGAGAACGATTTTGAAGAAAGCTCCTCTAAAAAAGGAATCTTCGCAGAGTAAATCTCGTTTACCCACGCAACAGGATATTGAGTTCCCTGAATAATGGGGTATTTTTCCCTTTCGCTTTGAACTATTAAGTATTTCTTAATGGTTGCCTCTGGTGGTAATTCTTCACCTTCGTATGTATTTTGTCATTGAAGATGACTATTAATTAACCTACTACAATTATTCATATTTGTAGTAGGTTTTTTGTACAACTAAGGAATTTGCGTTCTTTACCGAAAGAATTGCTTGCACAGAAATTATAAAGAATTGTCTGGCATCAAACTTACTTGAGGCTCAGGTGGTTTACCCTGATTCCTTCTGACAGCGGTGGTCGTAGAAAAGTTCCCGTTCAGCCAGCTCAAATAGATTGAAACCATTCTTGGAAAAGAAGTGGTCCTGACCGGGGACAACTTCTACTTTGACATTTTCTCGTTCGTATAGCTTGAACAGATCGACCGTTCCGATGGACGGATCTTCGCTGCCGAACACGAATGTCATTTTTTCGCCTGCAAATCTTTTCGTGGCGGCGCAAAGTTTGGGCGTGTTTATCATGAGGGGCGGATTGATTAATAACAGCCGCTTCACTTGCGGAATTTTTGTCCAGTCCATGCAACCCTGGGATGCCCCCTTTGAAAATCCCATGAAATAGATTTCGGCTTGATCAAAGTTTTCAATGACAGTTTCTAATACTTGCATTGCGTGAGTTGCCTGGTTTATGCCGCATTCCGGATTGGAGCCGCAAACAACCGTAATGCCATATTTTTCCCTGGCGTTTAATGCGATGCTCAGGTATTTATCGTGGTAGCCGTTCATGGAGCCATGTGCTCCGGCCTTGATGAAGAGAATCTTTTGAGAATCTCCAAATACAAAACCGTAGTCGACGCTTGCATCGTCAACTTCGAAAGAGAGAATTTTGTCAAAGGATTTGTTCATGAGCTAGGGGATACATAAGGTGGGATTCTTCCGACCACAAAAATGTAGAAATTTTATATTGTCAAAATATGACATTTACTATTAATTATATTATCCGGTGATAGCAATAAGTTTGACGAGTTTCATTTTTCCGCCGATATGTTCTATGAGGTAGAATATGCAAATAGAAGGCAAGTTCACCGGGGCAAGCATTTTTGCAAACACTATTGAGCCTGAAACTATTGAACAGGTGAAGCGTGTTTGCGACCATCCCATTTTCAGGGATTGCAGCATCAAGGTGATGCCCGATTGTCACGCAGGCGCGGGCTGCGTCATCGGCTTTACATCGGATATGCCGCACTATGGAGAAATCATCCCGAACATCATCGGCGTGGATCAGAGTTGCGGAATGTACGTGGTGAAGTTGGAAGAATCGCCACTCCTGAACGATTACGAAAAACTTGACAAGGTCATCCGCGGGCACGTGCCCTGCGGCTTTGACGGGCGTGACGCCGTCAGTGAAGAAGTTCCTGAAGACTTGTACGAAGATGTCCGTCGTATTTCCACAGACATCCTGAAAGACAATTACGTTACCCACTTGAAGAAAATCGGATCCCTGGGCGGCGGCAATCATTTTATTTCCATCGAGAAGGGCGAAACCGGAACCTATCTGATTATCCACAGCGGTTCCCGAAACTTCGGAAACAAATTGGCAGTTCATTTCCAGAGTATCGCCAATGAAAAGCATTGCTACGGTGAAGGCGTTCTGAAGACACTCTCGTACATCGACGGCAAGGACGCCGAGGAATACCTGAAGTGCGCCAATGTGTGCAGGCGTTTTGCCCATTGGTCCCGAAAGATTATGGCGAAGACGATTATGGTGGGCATGCGCTGGAAAGAAGAAAGTTCCTTTGAAACGCTCCACAACTACATCGGAAACGACAACATCATTCGCAAGGGCGCGATCAGCTGCAATGCCGATGAGAAGGTTCTGATTCCGCTGAACATGCGAGACGGTTCGCTGATTTGCGTTGGCAAGGGTAACGCAGAATGGAACAACAGTGGCCCCCACGGCGCAGGCAGAGTTCTTTCACGCACCGCGGCTCGCGAAACGCTTTCCATGAAGGAATACAAGAGCACCATGGAAGGCATCTGGACCAGCTGCGTAAACGTTTCAACCATCGACGAATCTCCCATGGCCTACAAGAACGGCGACGAAATCAAGTCGCTCATCCAGAGTACCGCCGCAGTCGTTGATCACCTGAAGCCCGTTTACAACTTCAAGTGCGCCGAAGACGCCTCGTTCATCAAAAGGCGAAAAGAAAAGATGAAGGAAAGGTGAACAAAGAAAAACATGAATAGAACAGGTCAACTTTGCGGCCCTTGATTGTTCAGGTAATATTTTATATATTGGATTGCACCACCACTGAGTGCGTTGCCGGACGTAGACCTGTTTAGTTTCGTCCTAAAGTTGATACATTCACATTTAGCGAAAGGAAATGGCAATGGCTCTCAATATGAAACCTGTGGTGATTCGCCGGTCTCAGGTGAACGAATTCCTGAAATATCTGTCTGAGGGGAAAAATCCCCAGGAATCTCAGGATCGTTCCGCAAAGCCTGCGTCCAAGTAATCCATGAACCTAGATTCAATTGTAATGCTTCCCTGCCAAAGGGAAGATTTTTTACGCATTTCAGAAAAAGGATGTTTTTGTTATCCCCCCTTGGATCCAACGCAAGATGACGACCCCGTTTCTCTAGATTCGTTCTTTTGCAATGTAGCGCCCTGTGAGGATGAAGACCATTTTTTCAGGACCTACAAGTTTGTAGAAAACGGACGGGAAGACGACATTCTTGCACTTGCTAGCATCGCAAATTCGAGCATAACCTTTGATACATACGAGGATACGCCGGATTCGTTACAAGGTTCAGGCTATAACGAAGCGTTTCCTGCAGTCATGCTTTCTGCATTTGGTGTAAGGTTGGATCTTCAAAAGAAAGGTATCGGAAAAAGGGCGTTTGAATTACTTTTGGAGGGTATTCGCAAACATTCTTTCGCTGGAGTTCGACTCTTGACCCTCCATCCCTTGCCAGAAGCGGTTCGCTTTTATCTCGGAAGAGATTGCAAACCTTTTTACGACGAAGAAGGTTTGGAGGTGGAATCCATGGTACTGGATGTCTGGAAAAAGGAAAGTAAGGAATTATGACGACTAAGACTAAATGTTATGCCGGCATTGGCAATCGTGATTTGACTGGGGCTGTTGACGGATGTTACGGCCTGCCGATTCAAAAGGTGTTGCGCCACCTGGCCGTGGAGCTGGAGAAGCTGGGATACACGCTGTATAGTGGCGGGGCCAAGGGCTGCGATGCCGCCTTCGAGAGCGGCGTTTTGGATCCTGCCCACAAGCAAATCTTTACGGCGAAGGATGCAACCGACGAGACACGTGCCGTCGCTAGGGCACACAAGCTGCCCGAAGAAATTCTGTTGGGTCGAAAACTGGACCTTTACGCCCGCGAAGTGTTTCAAATTTTTGGAGCTGACCAGAATACTCCGGTGGACTTTGTGCTGTGTTATACCCGCGATGGGTGTGAAAGTCATGAGACCCGTTCCATAAAAACAGGGGGCACAGGCTTCGCCATCGAACTTGCCAGCCGCAAGGGTATCCCTGTGATAAACTTGAAGAATGCAAACTGGGAACAGAGATTACATGAATTACTAGAATTTATTCCAGTTCCTGCTTGAGCATTTCCAGGAAGAGCGCTGCCGGCTTACTGAAGGCGGCGTTCTTTTTATAGACGGCCACCAGGCCCACTTCTCGGGCGGGTCGCAGCGGGATGAACTTCAGCTCGCTATCTTCAGAAGTGCTGATGATTTTGTCTAGGCCAAGGGCACAGCCTACGCCTTCCTTTACCATGAGGGAGGCGTTAAAGAGCAAGTTGTATGTGGCGATGACATTCAGGGGAATGCGGCCCAGCCAGCCGGAAAATTCGTTGCTCCTGAAGGACTGCCTAGAAACAATCAGCGGAATTTTTGTTAGGTCTGCGGGCCTTATAAATTTGCGTTCTGCAAGTTCCGAATCTCTGCGAACGAGGAGCCCCCAGGTGTCTTTGCTTTGCAGGGCAAGGTAATCGTACTTTTGCTTGTTTACAGGCTCGATGAGAATGCCGAAATCCAGTAAGCCCTGGTCCAGTTTTTCGGTAACATCTGCGGCGTTTCCGCTGAACAGGTTCAGGCGGACTTGAGGATGTTTTTCGTTGAATTTCTTGAAGACTTTGGCGATGACTCGCATGCCGTCGGTTTCCCCGCCGCCCACGAAAATGTCGCCGGTCAGTTCCTGTTGGCTTGCGACCTTGAATTCGTTTGCGGTGCGTTCTGCAAGGGCTACGATTTCTTCGGCTCTCTTGCGGAAGAGAATGCCGTCTTCGGTAAGGATGGTCTTCTTGTTGGAACGCTCAAACAGCTTTACGCCCAGCTCTTCTTCCAGTTCCTGCATTTGGCGGGAAAGTGTTGGCTGGGTGACGAACAGTACGTCGCTTGCCGCCTTGGAAATGCTTTCTTCCTGGGCGACGGCTAAGAAGTATTTGAGGGTTCGAAGTTCCATGGAGTGAAATAACCTTCAAGGGAGGGGTAGTTACTTTATGGATTTTCCGTCGCTGAAGGCGTTACCGATGCGGTCTCCAATGGAGTAGTAGCCGTGATTGGCGGTGTCGTAGCAGATGGGGTTCAGCTTTTTTACGTCCACTTTACCGTTTTCATCTAGGATGGATTCGTCGGCGGTGACGTTGACGATTTCACCTAGCAAAAGTTCGGGTTCCTCGGCATAGCTTATGAGCTTGCATTCCAGAGTTAGGGGGAGTTCTGCGATGAGCGGGGCGTCCACATGTTCGCTTTTGACGGCGGTGAGACCGGATTTGGCGAATTTATCTGCAACTTTGTGACCGCTGGCGATTCCCAGGTAATCGATAGCCTTAATGTCTTTTTCGGTAGCCATACTAATGGTAAAGAACTTGCGAGCCTTGATATTGTCCATGGTTTTGTGGCTATTGGCCACGTAGATGGCAATCTGGTTCATGTCACTGACGCTGCCCCAGGCGGCTACCATGGCGTTGGCGGAACCATCTTCGTTGTAGGTTCCGATAACCAGAACGGGCTGGGGATACAAATAGGGCTTGACGCCAAGATCTTTACGCATAGAAACTCCCTTTTTTTCGGAAAATATATATAAAAGGTGAGTTTTTAGTGCTCTTGCAAATGGAATATCTTGCATAATAATGATATTGCTCCTTTTTAGTATTGTATCGTGCACGATATATTTTATATATTGTGCATAAACGAAGAAGGGCTGCTTAAACAAAGGAGTTCTTATGTCCCAGGATATTTATCAATTTACGGTGAAGAATAACAAGGGTGAAGATGTTTCTCTTTCTCAGTTCAGGGGCAAGGTGCTGCTGATTGTGAATACGGCTACCAAGTGCGGGTTTACGCCTCAGTACAACGACCTGGATGAACTTTACGATAAGTACGGCCCGCAGGGTCTGGAAATTCTTGACTTTCCCTGCAATCAGTTCGGCAGCCAGGCGCCTGGCTCCGACGAGGAAATTCAGGAATTCTGCACTTTACGTTTTAGCACCAAGTTCCCCCGCTTCCAGAAGATTGATGTGAACGGCGAAAATGCTATTCCTCTTTATCAGTGGCTTAAGGCTCAGACTGGCGTGAAGAAGTTCAGCCTGAAGCATCCGCTGATGAGTCTGGTGACCATCATGGCATCCAAGGCCAACAAGCAGTCCTCCGGGGATAACGATATCCGCTGGAACTTTACTAAGTTCCTGGTAAGTGCCGATGGTGAAGTGCTGGGCCGTTTTGAACCTGCGGTTACCGGCAAGGATTTGGAACCGGCTATTCAGAAGGCTTTAAGCAAGTAATATTTCTCAAAATACGTTGTGTAGATCATTTTTAGTATGAATATAAGGCTCCGATTGGCTAAAATTGGGGCTTTTATAGAATTCTCCGTTGTCTTGCTATAGGTAATTTCTATAGCAAGCCGCTTTAATGAAAAAAATATGACTTTTTCCTACTAAACCTATTGGAAAGGTGGGGAAATGGTTTTACATTATAGCCGTTGGTTTGAAAGACCTACAAAAATGGTAGGAAACAAACCTGAAAGTTTTAATAATAATGACAAACATTCCAGTACGGAGGAATAACACATGTCTCAGAATCTTCACTTTGAAACTCTTCAGCTCCACGTTGGCCAGGAATCCGCAGACCCCGCAACCGATTCTCGCGCAGTTCCTATTTACGCAACCACCTCTTACGTTTTCCACAACTCCCAGCATGCCGCTGACCGTTTCGGCCTTCGCGATGCCGGTAACATTTACGGTCGCTTGACCAACTCCACCCAGGGCGTTTTCGAACAGCGTATCGCTGCCCTGGAAGGTGGTTCCGCAGCTCTCGCCGTTGCATCCGGTGCTGCTGCCATTACTTATGCCATTGAAGCTCTCGCTCAGGCTGGCGATCACGTGGTTGCCCAGAAGACCATTTACGGTGGCTCCTACAACTTGCTGAAGCACACCTTGGCTCCTTTCGGCGTCAGCACTTCTTTCGTTGACACTCACAACCTGGCTGAAGTGGAAGCTGCCATCAAGGAAAACACCAAGATCCTTTACCTGGAAACTCTTGGTAATCCCAACTCTGATGTTTCTGATATTGACGCACTTATTGAACTCGGTCACAAGCACGGCCTCGCCGTTATCGTCGACAACACCTTCGGCACTCCGTATCTGTTCCGCCCCATCGAACACGGCGCAGACGTTGTTGTTCATTCCGCTACTAAGTTCATCGGCGGTCACGGTACCACTCTCGGCGGCATCATCATTGAATCCGGTAAGACCAACTGGAAGTCTGGCAAGTTCCCCACCATCGCTAACCCCAACGTGAGCTACCACGGCGTAAGCTTCGCCGACGCTGTTCCGGGTGCCGCATTCGTGACCTACATCCGCGCCATTCTCCTTCGCGACCAGGGCGCTGCAATTTCCCCGTTTGCTGCATGGGCTCTCATCCAGGGTACTGAAACCTTGTCCCTGCGTATCGAACGCCATGTGGAAAATACCAAGAAGGTTGTGGAATTCCTTTCCAAGCACCCGAAGGTTGCATCCGTTAGCCACCCCAGCCTGCCGTCTCATCCGGATCACGAAAACTTCAAGAAGTATTTCCCCAAGGGTGGCGCCTCCATCTTTACCTTTGAAATCAAGGGCGGTCAGGCCGAAGCCTGGAAGTTCATTGATAGCCTGAAGATCTTTAGCCTCTTGGCAAACGTTGCCGATGTGAAGAGCCTGGTGATTCATCCGTACACCACCACTCATTCCGAACTGAACGAAGAAGAATTCAAGGAACAGAATATCACTCCGTCCACCATCCGCCTCTCCATCGGTACCGAACACATCGATGACATTATTGCGGACCTCGCTCAGGCACTGGAACAAGTGTAAATAGACGAGAGAACGTTCGCTGTGCTCACTACAGACGAGAGACGAAAGAAAAATAATGACGGCGGAGCCGTTTAATATAGAGCGCCTTTGGCGCCAAATTAAATCTCTCGTCTTTCGTCTACCAGGGGCAACGCCCCGGTCTAAAACCTAAACATAAAGGAATTTCAAAATGTCTAAGATTTATACTTCTGCAGATCAGCTGATTGGTCACACTCCTCTTCTGGAACTTACTCACATCGAAGCCGCTAACAATCTCGGTGCGAAGGTTCTGGCAAAGCTTGAATATTTCAACCCCGCTGGCTCCGTGAAGGACCGTATCGCCAAGGGCATTCTGGATGACGCTGAAAAGTCCGGCAAGCTGAAGCCCGGTGCAGTGATTATCGAACCGACCTCCGGTAACACTGGCATTGGCCTTGCTTCCGTTGCTGCAGCCCGCGGCTACCGCATCATCATCGTGATGCCCGAAACCATGAGCGTTGAACGCCGCCAGATCATCAAGGCCTACGGTGCAGAACTTGTTCTTACCGAAGGCGCCAAGGGCATGAAGGGTGCTATCGCCCGTGCCAACGAACTGGCTGCAGAAATTCCTAACAGCTTTATCCCGGGCCAGTTCGTGAACCCGGCAAACCCGGCAACTCACCGTGCCTCTACCGGCCCGGAAATCTGGGAAGACACCGACGGTAAGGTGGATATCTTTGTTGCCGGTGTGGGTACCGGTGGTACCGTCACGGGCGTTGGCGAATATCTGAAGTCCCAGAACCCCAACGTGAAGGTTGTGGCTGTTGAACCCGCTTCCTCTCCGGTACTTTCCAAGGGTGTTGCTGGCGCTCACAAGATCCAGGGCATTGGCGCAGGTTTCGTTCCTGACACCTTGAACACCAAGGTCTATGACGAAATCATCGCAGTGGAAAACGAAGCCGCATTCGAAGCCGGCCGCGAAATCGGCCACAAGGAAGGCGTGCTGGTGGGCATCTCTTCTGGTGCCGCCCTTTGGGCCGCCAAGGAACTGGCAAAGCGTCCGGAAAACAAGGGCAAGACCATCGTGGCTCTGCTCCCGGATACCGGCGACCGCTACCTTTCTACCGCATTGTTCGCTGAGTAATTGGGAATCTCTGGGCTTGATTTGTCTCCGTAACAAGTCTAGAGAATCTGCTTTAAGGCCGTAAGGGCCCGCTCATTCCACACGTTGGATGACATTTGAGTGAAAAACGCTTGAAAGTATCATTTGCTTTCAGGCGTTTTTTTAATATTTGGGGTATAACTCCTCTTTTGGAACTTTGCAATATCGAAAAGAAAAACAATTTGGAAGCCAAGCTTTTGGCAAAGCTGGAGTATCTGAAGTCCAAGAATCCCAACGTGAAGATTGTGGCTGTGGAGCCTGCTACATCGCCGTTGCTGACCAAGGGCG from Fibrobacter sp. harbors:
- a CDS encoding glutathione peroxidase, producing MSQDIYQFTVKNNKGEDVSLSQFRGKVLLIVNTATKCGFTPQYNDLDELYDKYGPQGLEILDFPCNQFGSQAPGSDEEIQEFCTLRFSTKFPRFQKIDVNGENAIPLYQWLKAQTGVKKFSLKHPLMSLVTIMASKANKQSSGDNDIRWNFTKFLVSADGEVLGRFEPAVTGKDLEPAIQKALSK
- a CDS encoding flavin reductase family protein → MRKDLGVKPYLYPQPVLVIGTYNEDGSANAMVAAWGSVSDMNQIAIYVANSHKTMDNIKARKFFTISMATEKDIKAIDYLGIASGHKVADKFAKSGLTAVKSEHVDAPLIAELPLTLECKLISYAEEPELLLGEIVNVTADESILDENGKVDVKKLNPICYDTANHGYYSIGDRIGNAFSDGKSIK
- a CDS encoding GNAT family N-acetyltransferase, which gives rise to MLPCQREDFLRISEKGCFCYPPLDPTQDDDPVSLDSFFCNVAPCEDEDHFFRTYKFVENGREDDILALASIANSSITFDTYEDTPDSLQGSGYNEAFPAVMLSAFGVRLDLQKKGIGKRAFELLLEGIRKHSFAGVRLLTLHPLPEAVRFYLGRDCKPFYDEEGLEVESMVLDVWKKESKEL
- a CDS encoding LysR family transcriptional regulator, yielding MELRTLKYFLAVAQEESISKAASDVLFVTQPTLSRQMQELEEELGVKLFERSNKKTILTEDGILFRKRAEEIVALAERTANEFKVASQQELTGDIFVGGGETDGMRVIAKVFKKFNEKHPQVRLNLFSGNAADVTEKLDQGLLDFGILIEPVNKQKYDYLALQSKDTWGLLVRRDSELAERKFIRPADLTKIPLIVSRQSFRSNEFSGWLGRIPLNVIATYNLLFNASLMVKEGVGCALGLDKIISTSEDSELKFIPLRPAREVGLVAVYKKNAAFSKPAALFLEMLKQELE
- the cysK gene encoding cysteine synthase A, producing MSKIYTSADQLIGHTPLLELTHIEAANNLGAKVLAKLEYFNPAGSVKDRIAKGILDDAEKSGKLKPGAVIIEPTSGNTGIGLASVAAARGYRIIIVMPETMSVERRQIIKAYGAELVLTEGAKGMKGAIARANELAAEIPNSFIPGQFVNPANPATHRASTGPEIWEDTDGKVDIFVAGVGTGGTVTGVGEYLKSQNPNVKVVAVEPASSPVLSKGVAGAHKIQGIGAGFVPDTLNTKVYDEIIAVENEAAFEAGREIGHKEGVLVGISSGAALWAAKELAKRPENKGKTIVALLPDTGDRYLSTALFAE
- a CDS encoding RtcB family protein; this encodes MQIEGKFTGASIFANTIEPETIEQVKRVCDHPIFRDCSIKVMPDCHAGAGCVIGFTSDMPHYGEIIPNIIGVDQSCGMYVVKLEESPLLNDYEKLDKVIRGHVPCGFDGRDAVSEEVPEDLYEDVRRISTDILKDNYVTHLKKIGSLGGGNHFISIEKGETGTYLIIHSGSRNFGNKLAVHFQSIANEKHCYGEGVLKTLSYIDGKDAEEYLKCANVCRRFAHWSRKIMAKTIMVGMRWKEESSFETLHNYIGNDNIIRKGAISCNADEKVLIPLNMRDGSLICVGKGNAEWNNSGPHGAGRVLSRTAARETLSMKEYKSTMEGIWTSCVNVSTIDESPMAYKNGDEIKSLIQSTAAVVDHLKPVYNFKCAEDASFIKRRKEKMKER
- a CDS encoding O-acetylhomoserine aminocarboxypropyltransferase/cysteine synthase, which gives rise to MSQNLHFETLQLHVGQESADPATDSRAVPIYATTSYVFHNSQHAADRFGLRDAGNIYGRLTNSTQGVFEQRIAALEGGSAALAVASGAAAITYAIEALAQAGDHVVAQKTIYGGSYNLLKHTLAPFGVSTSFVDTHNLAEVEAAIKENTKILYLETLGNPNSDVSDIDALIELGHKHGLAVIVDNTFGTPYLFRPIEHGADVVVHSATKFIGGHGTTLGGIIIESGKTNWKSGKFPTIANPNVSYHGVSFADAVPGAAFVTYIRAILLRDQGAAISPFAAWALIQGTETLSLRIERHVENTKKVVEFLSKHPKVASVSHPSLPSHPDHENFKKYFPKGGASIFTFEIKGGQAEAWKFIDSLKIFSLLANVADVKSLVIHPYTTTHSELNEEEFKEQNITPSTIRLSIGTEHIDDIIADLAQALEQV